From a region of the Fischerella sp. JS2 genome:
- a CDS encoding cupin, protein MKNRDWHVNGDGQYQACKSARAWDLLRDNYRLYRFLTELEDILNDVEDETSRLPEIQMLVRRLLVNSYWVQSQYLEPCPQTGTSVLILYDELGFPLTLQTVTFAPGTKSNIHNHGTWGVVALLKGQEKNTFWHRNPSHKFIDKIEQTGELTLLPGDIISFTPDAIHCVEALGNEPTVTFNIYGETDPKQRFEYNVVSHTAKNF, encoded by the coding sequence ATGAAAAATAGAGATTGGCATGTTAATGGAGATGGACAGTATCAAGCTTGTAAATCAGCTAGAGCGTGGGACTTACTTAGAGATAATTATCGCCTTTATCGGTTCTTGACTGAACTAGAAGATATTCTGAATGATGTTGAAGATGAAACTAGTCGCTTGCCAGAAATTCAGATGTTAGTCAGGCGATTATTAGTAAATTCTTATTGGGTGCAAAGCCAATACTTGGAACCTTGTCCGCAAACAGGAACATCGGTGTTAATTCTCTACGATGAATTAGGTTTTCCTTTGACATTGCAAACAGTTACTTTTGCACCAGGTACAAAGTCTAATATTCATAATCATGGTACTTGGGGTGTGGTTGCTTTGTTAAAGGGGCAAGAAAAAAATACTTTTTGGCATCGCAACCCTAGCCACAAATTTATAGATAAAATTGAACAAACAGGGGAGTTAACTTTGTTACCTGGTGATATTATCAGTTTTACTCCTGATGCCATTCATTGTGTGGAAGCATTAGGTAATGAACCAACGGTTACTTTTAATATTTATGGCGAAACTGATCCAAAGCAGCGTTTTGAGTATAATGTAGTCTCTCACACAGCCAAAAATTTCTAA
- a CDS encoding ArsC/Spx/MgsR family protein, whose product MARVIFYEKPGCKNNTKQKTLLTAAGHEVVAYNLLTEPWTVERLHSFFGDRPVAEWFNRAASRVQSGEVIPEKVDPQTALVMMLRDPLLIRRPLIEVGDRREVGFDAEKIDAWIGLRSKDETLQEITNKLKSQDLQSCSHKHGHGHGHGQGHK is encoded by the coding sequence ATGGCAAGGGTGATTTTTTATGAAAAACCTGGCTGTAAAAACAATACAAAACAAAAGACTTTGCTGACAGCCGCAGGTCATGAAGTGGTAGCGTATAACCTGTTAACGGAACCTTGGACAGTTGAACGTTTACACTCGTTTTTTGGCGATCGCCCTGTAGCCGAATGGTTTAACCGTGCTGCTTCCCGTGTACAATCGGGTGAGGTCATTCCTGAAAAAGTAGATCCGCAAACGGCTTTGGTGATGATGCTTAGAGATCCACTTTTGATTCGCCGTCCGTTGATCGAAGTAGGCGATCGCCGTGAGGTGGGTTTTGATGCGGAAAAAATTGATGCTTGGATTGGTTTAAGGTCTAAGGATGAGACTCTACAAGAAATTACTAACAAGTTGAAGAGTCAGGATTTGCAAAGCTGTTCTCACAAGCATGGTCATGGACACGGACATGGTCAAGGTCATAAATAA
- a CDS encoding tetratricopeptide repeat protein produces MGSICNYYFQENYKAMGGVVSSLVQKADSEYTILVQQHQSYERIIRNVMLRMIAVSNGKLSRRRVPLSELEYSEPANIQVQEVIQRFCEVGLLLRGQDTEGQAYVELADDTLLQGWQKLLEWKQKNQESLILQRRLTPAAMEWKKHPKAKYLWNADPCLDLLTQILNCDHNWLNRVETEFVQQSVVQKRKNFVLRGSFVFGFSLLGLIAIVVQRESLTTQSCNSQQSHSSDRLSLVTPQIFPNPCSPVLVSTTTTVSTAQNRQIKPPVPMAIATEDFYTRVNEKTNKGDQAKVIHNYNRVISKNPRDINAYINRGIAYYRQGKYDQAITNYTHSLEISKNIHAYINRGIAYHRQAKYNLAIADYNRALSINSKSVDAYINRGIAYRRQGKYQLAIADYYRAISIDDNNGDAYYALGLTYAQLGNQQAAIASYYLAANFYQQQGKTDYQNSALMRIKKFQQ; encoded by the coding sequence GTGGGTAGTATATGCAATTATTATTTCCAGGAAAACTACAAAGCAATGGGTGGGGTGGTGTCAAGTCTTGTTCAAAAAGCTGATAGTGAATATACGATATTAGTCCAACAGCATCAATCCTACGAGCGCATTATCCGTAATGTTATGCTGCGAATGATTGCGGTGAGTAATGGGAAGTTAAGCCGCAGACGAGTTCCTTTATCGGAATTGGAGTACTCAGAACCAGCAAATATTCAAGTCCAAGAAGTGATTCAGCGCTTTTGTGAGGTAGGCTTGTTGCTGAGAGGACAAGATACTGAAGGTCAGGCTTATGTAGAACTAGCTGATGATACTTTGTTACAAGGCTGGCAGAAACTGCTGGAATGGAAACAAAAAAATCAGGAAAGTTTAATTCTCCAAAGGCGGCTAACACCCGCAGCGATGGAGTGGAAAAAGCACCCAAAAGCCAAATATCTCTGGAATGCTGATCCGTGTCTTGACTTACTCACACAGATACTTAATTGTGATCACAATTGGTTAAACCGGGTGGAAACAGAGTTTGTTCAGCAAAGTGTTGTGCAAAAACGCAAAAACTTTGTTTTACGTGGAAGTTTTGTATTTGGTTTTAGTTTATTGGGTCTTATTGCTATCGTTGTTCAAAGAGAGTCGTTGACTACTCAAAGTTGTAATTCCCAACAATCTCACAGTAGCGATCGCCTATCTTTAGTCACACCGCAAATCTTTCCAAACCCCTGTTCTCCGGTGTTGGTTTCCACGACAACCACAGTTAGCACTGCACAAAATCGCCAAATTAAACCTCCTGTACCTATGGCGATCGCTACTGAAGACTTCTACACGAGGGTGAACGAAAAAACAAACAAAGGCGACCAAGCAAAAGTTATTCACAATTACAATCGAGTGATTAGTAAAAATCCTCGCGATATTAATGCTTATATAAATAGAGGCATTGCTTACTACAGACAAGGTAAATACGACCAAGCCATCACTAATTACACTCACTCTCTTGAGATTAGTAAAAATATTCATGCATATATAAATAGAGGGATCGCTTACCACAGACAAGCTAAATATAATTTAGCGATCGCTGATTACAATCGAGCCTTGAGTATAAATAGTAAGAGCGTAGATGCCTATATCAATAGAGGTATTGCCTATCGTAGACAAGGCAAATATCAGCTAGCTATTGCTGATTACTATCGGGCTATCAGTATAGATGACAACAACGGCGATGCCTATTATGCCCTTGGTCTTACTTACGCGCAATTAGGAAATCAGCAAGCAGCAATTGCGAGTTATTACCTTGCTGCCAATTTTTACCAACAACAAGGAAAGACAGATTATCAAAATAGCGCCTTAATGCGAATTAAAAAATTTCAGCAGTAG
- a CDS encoding ribbon-helix-helix domain-containing protein, with the protein MSRTSVTIPESLFEWFKEYCNKQKRSVSAQISFMIEQLKESEEKEVKGD; encoded by the coding sequence ATGAGCCGGACTAGTGTCACAATTCCAGAATCACTTTTTGAGTGGTTTAAAGAGTATTGCAATAAGCAGAAGCGATCAGTATCAGCCCAGATTAGCTTTATGATTGAGCAACTGAAGGAATCTGAGGAGAAAGAGGTTAAAGGTGATTAG